A single region of the Brachypodium distachyon strain Bd21 chromosome 3, Brachypodium_distachyon_v3.0, whole genome shotgun sequence genome encodes:
- the LOC100832872 gene encoding uncharacterized protein LOC100832872 isoform X1 has protein sequence MLKALPSRFLASPEPGGWRRLRRRRSQQTVSAALMTNPSYFEVGRLLGSYGFMNIKSYSSSQSGGLPNVAGTQDLDLGYSKEEIERLRVQNIGEGEVKIRLYEGRVVQGSLKGTQAVFKVYPGALAGASEANLMALNELRTHAFLQSDASDICENIQFLLGAFETATGEQWLAFRDDGRYSAADYAKITSERQLKERPGFWNPFDRAYKLELRRYFVLKTLNGAMCGLVHMHNHDRLHQSLGPSSVVLNTVAEKDGYYLVPQLRDLAFSVDIGYSSVGVGSLSDGLWRRASAAGALTPLEKRAFGIADDIYGAGLLIAYMAFIPFCEAGIMDGISLQRLLENTFRLDVYAAREYCMEDDQLLEAVKFLDLGDGAGWELLQVCLDHPKLAMLNPDYRKRPIAEAVLNHRFITGAVL, from the exons ATGCTGAAAGCTCTTCCTTCGCGCTTcctcgcctcgccggagcccggcGGGTGGCGCCGGTTGCGTCGCCGACGATCCCAGCAGACGGTTTCGGCGGCGCTGATGACCAACCCCTCGTACTTCGAGGTGGGCAGATTATTGGGTAGCTATGGCTTCATGAACATCAAGAG TTATTCATCATCTCAATCTGGAGGGCTTCCAAATGTTGCTGGTACTCAAGACCTTGATCTTGGATATTCAAAAGAAGAGATTGAGCGATTAAGAGTCCAAAATATTGGAGAAGGAGAAGTGAAGATCAG ACTTTACGAGGGAAGAGTTGTTCAAGGTTCATTGAAGGGCACACAAGCTGTATTTAAG GTATACCCTGGAGCCCTTGCTGGTGCTTCTGAAGCTAATTTGATGGCATTGAATGAGCTAAGGACTCATGCTTTTCTCCAG AGTGATGCTAGTGATATCTGTGAGAACATTCAGTTTCTGTTAGGAGCCTTTGAGACAGCTACTGGAGAGCAG TGGCTTGCCTTCCGTGATGATGGGAGATATAGTGCTGCAGACTATGCAAAAATAACCAGTGAAAGGCAACTGAAGGAGCGACCTGGATTCTGGAATCCTTTTGATCGCGCGTACAAATTGGAACTAAGGAGATATTTTGTCCTTAAGACGCTTAACGGAGCTATGTGTGGCCTTGTCCACATGCACAATCACGATCGACTGCACCAAAGCCTTGGCCCTTCTTCTGTCGTTCTCAA CACTGTTGCAGAGAAAGATGGATATTATTTGGTTCCACAGCTCCGTGATTTGGCATTTTCTGTAGATATTGG GTATTCGTCTGTTGGGGTTGGATCATTGTCAGACGGGTTGTGGCGTCGAGCATCCGCTGCTGGAGCATTAACTCCTTTGGAGAAGCGAGCTTTTGGAATAGCTGATGACAT ATATGGAGCTGGACTGCTTATTGCATACATGGCATTTATTCCGTTTTGTGAAGCAGGCATCATGGATGGCATTTCTTTGCAG AGGCTTTTGGAGAACACGTTCCGTCTCGACGTTTATGCTGCAAGAGA GTATTGTATGGAAGATGATCAGTTATTGGAAGCTGTAAAATTTCTAGATTTAGGTGATGGTGCCGGCTGGGAGTTACTGCAGGTTTGCCTAGATCATCCGAAACTT GCAATGCTTAATCCTGATTACCGTAAGAGACCAATAGCTGAGGCTGTGCTGAACCACAGGTTTATTACTGGGGCAGTGCTATAG
- the LOC100832872 gene encoding uncharacterized protein LOC100832872 isoform X2: MLKALPSRFLASPEPGGWRRLRRRRSQQTVSAALMTNPSYFEVGRLLGSYGFMNIKSYSSSQSGGLPNVAGTQDLDLGYSKEEIERLRVQNIGEGEVKIRLYEGRVVQGSLKGTQAVFKVYPGALAGASEANLMALNELRTHAFLQSDASDICENIQFLLGAFETATGEQWLAFRDDGRYSAADYAKITSERQLKERPGFWNPFDRAYKLELRRYFVLKTLNGAMCGLVHMHNHDRLHQSLGPSSVVLNTVAEKDGYYLVPQLRDLAFSVDIGYSSVGVGSLSDGLWRRASAAGALTPLEKRAFGIADDIYGAGLLIAYMAFIPFCEAGIMDGISLQRLLENTFRLDVYAAREYCMEDDQLLEAVKFLDLGDGAGWELLQAMLNPDYRKRPIAEAVLNHRFITGAVL; this comes from the exons ATGCTGAAAGCTCTTCCTTCGCGCTTcctcgcctcgccggagcccggcGGGTGGCGCCGGTTGCGTCGCCGACGATCCCAGCAGACGGTTTCGGCGGCGCTGATGACCAACCCCTCGTACTTCGAGGTGGGCAGATTATTGGGTAGCTATGGCTTCATGAACATCAAGAG TTATTCATCATCTCAATCTGGAGGGCTTCCAAATGTTGCTGGTACTCAAGACCTTGATCTTGGATATTCAAAAGAAGAGATTGAGCGATTAAGAGTCCAAAATATTGGAGAAGGAGAAGTGAAGATCAG ACTTTACGAGGGAAGAGTTGTTCAAGGTTCATTGAAGGGCACACAAGCTGTATTTAAG GTATACCCTGGAGCCCTTGCTGGTGCTTCTGAAGCTAATTTGATGGCATTGAATGAGCTAAGGACTCATGCTTTTCTCCAG AGTGATGCTAGTGATATCTGTGAGAACATTCAGTTTCTGTTAGGAGCCTTTGAGACAGCTACTGGAGAGCAG TGGCTTGCCTTCCGTGATGATGGGAGATATAGTGCTGCAGACTATGCAAAAATAACCAGTGAAAGGCAACTGAAGGAGCGACCTGGATTCTGGAATCCTTTTGATCGCGCGTACAAATTGGAACTAAGGAGATATTTTGTCCTTAAGACGCTTAACGGAGCTATGTGTGGCCTTGTCCACATGCACAATCACGATCGACTGCACCAAAGCCTTGGCCCTTCTTCTGTCGTTCTCAA CACTGTTGCAGAGAAAGATGGATATTATTTGGTTCCACAGCTCCGTGATTTGGCATTTTCTGTAGATATTGG GTATTCGTCTGTTGGGGTTGGATCATTGTCAGACGGGTTGTGGCGTCGAGCATCCGCTGCTGGAGCATTAACTCCTTTGGAGAAGCGAGCTTTTGGAATAGCTGATGACAT ATATGGAGCTGGACTGCTTATTGCATACATGGCATTTATTCCGTTTTGTGAAGCAGGCATCATGGATGGCATTTCTTTGCAG AGGCTTTTGGAGAACACGTTCCGTCTCGACGTTTATGCTGCAAGAGA GTATTGTATGGAAGATGATCAGTTATTGGAAGCTGTAAAATTTCTAGATTTAGGTGATGGTGCCGGCTGGGAGTTACTGCAG GCAATGCTTAATCCTGATTACCGTAAGAGACCAATAGCTGAGGCTGTGCTGAACCACAGGTTTATTACTGGGGCAGTGCTATAG
- the LOC100833890 gene encoding histone acetyltransferase MCC1 isoform X2 — MLDPRSEIYPTIEYRPLQPSDLEVLEKIHLALFPIRYEREFFLNAVNGHGIISWGAVDTSRSDEGRDELVGFVTTRMVAAKDSEIEDLFRYNNSHKDLTLLYILTLGVVDSYRNLGIASSLVREVIKYAASVSNCRGVYLHVISYNQPAINFYKKMLFKLVRRLPMFYYIRGQHYDSYLFVYYVNGGRTPCSPLAFLKMLVAKIWSKEEKGIPRWTRCKESTTLLTSQNNKRIISGEDTRCHV; from the exons ATGTTGGACCCAAGATCCGAAATCTACCCCACCATAGAGTACCGCCCTCTCCAGCCCTCCGACCTCGAAGTTCTCGAGAAGATTCATCTCGCACTGTTTCCCATAAG GTACGAGAGAGAGTTCTTCTTGAATGCCGTCAATGGCCATGGTATCATTTCCTGGGGTGCTGTGGACACCAGCAGATCGGATGAAGGCAGGGATGAGCTGGTAGGCTTCGTAACCACAAGGATGGTTGCAGCAAAAGATAGCGAG ATTGAGGATTTATTTAGGTATAACAACTCGCACAAAGATCTAACACTTCTTTATATCCTGACACTCGGTGTAGTGGATAGCTACCGAAACCTTGGCATAG CATCTTCACTTGTTCGGGAGGTGATTAAATATGCTGCAAGTGTATCAAATTGCAGGGGTGTTTATTTGCATGTCATATCTTATAACCAGCCTGCAATCAACTTTTACAAGAAGATGCTATTTAAGCTAGTCAGAAGACTACCAATGTTCTACTACATAAGAGGGCAGCATTATGACTCATACTTGTTTGTGTACTATGTCAACGGGGGCCGTACGCCTTGTTCGCCACT GGCTTTCCTAAAGATGCTGGTTGCCAAAATCTGGAGCAAAGAGGAAAAAGGTATCCCAAGATGGACCCGTTGCAAGGAATCAACCACCCTATTGACCTCACAGAATAATAAAAGGATCATCAGTGGTGAAGATACACGGTGTCACGTGTAA
- the LOC100833890 gene encoding histone acetyltransferase MCC1 isoform X1 — MLDPRSEIYPTIEYRPLQPSDLEVLEKIHLALFPIRYEREFFLNAVNGHGIISWGAVDTSRSDEGRDELVGFVTTRMVAAKDSEIEDLFRYNNSHKDLTLLYILTLGVVDSYRNLGIASSLVREVIKYAASVSNCRGVYLHVISYNQPAINFYKKMLFKLVRRLPMFYYIRGQHYDSYLFVYYVNGGRTPCSPLEIVTSFVVDFRAFLKMLVAKIWSKEEKGIPRWTRCKESTTLLTSQNNKRIISGEDTRCHV; from the exons ATGTTGGACCCAAGATCCGAAATCTACCCCACCATAGAGTACCGCCCTCTCCAGCCCTCCGACCTCGAAGTTCTCGAGAAGATTCATCTCGCACTGTTTCCCATAAG GTACGAGAGAGAGTTCTTCTTGAATGCCGTCAATGGCCATGGTATCATTTCCTGGGGTGCTGTGGACACCAGCAGATCGGATGAAGGCAGGGATGAGCTGGTAGGCTTCGTAACCACAAGGATGGTTGCAGCAAAAGATAGCGAG ATTGAGGATTTATTTAGGTATAACAACTCGCACAAAGATCTAACACTTCTTTATATCCTGACACTCGGTGTAGTGGATAGCTACCGAAACCTTGGCATAG CATCTTCACTTGTTCGGGAGGTGATTAAATATGCTGCAAGTGTATCAAATTGCAGGGGTGTTTATTTGCATGTCATATCTTATAACCAGCCTGCAATCAACTTTTACAAGAAGATGCTATTTAAGCTAGTCAGAAGACTACCAATGTTCTACTACATAAGAGGGCAGCATTATGACTCATACTTGTTTGTGTACTATGTCAACGGGGGCCGTACGCCTTGTTCGCCACT GGAGATTGTAACTTCATTTGTTGTTGACTTCAGGGCTTTCCTAAAGATGCTGGTTGCCAAAATCTGGAGCAAAGAGGAAAAAGGTATCCCAAGATGGACCCGTTGCAAGGAATCAACCACCCTATTGACCTCACAGAATAATAAAAGGATCATCAGTGGTGAAGATACACGGTGTCACGTGTAA